The following are encoded in a window of Cryptococcus gattii WM276 chromosome M, complete sequence genomic DNA:
- a CDS encoding Hypothetical Protein (Similar to TIGR gene model, INSD accession AAW46892.1): MTHPGVTGPLPPARSSFINSYDEFEIEEDFDGEELGKAMDEAERRYRAQSESSMRHVDGRAVLKPSSPPFIVGDIEDIVPDQVEGSPLHSQSIITPLVFANDAEQIQSQELKKDGEAEIYLAPFFQFRKRGFFNVTDLAAPVWCETRLRTLPFLPLAERPDVITTTSGKQIAVDKGIREGGERIMNRGRKVHKRLEREIHPDEVVISTTTREDVWGLRFLNILSAVEALLTIGKCREMPVVGFVNEIMVLGIIDEIVRSPIEPPKLKASKSINPSKSPTDTSRQTSLVNFFTSTKPTQVAGQIPSVDSPLTSLSQQSKPRTHKLYISDSKTRSVLSVPREEDTKAGKVQVMMYKEMLDAILLAPYQSSTPSTDQQPLHDPLSILPSRTSEPFAWKKLFDHLSLSPTEPFSEQFFKESRIVIKGNKLRHGANKALCLQDFVHVWEKYVEDLGLGYSRESKLSGVREKGEEWENLGRTEDKLELVYRWAGGKKRGNRREARKRRKRGSDRESTNEQEDSLNVEPQREETSPNRTHGPLETAEEQRLIQLAIAESLSINPDAAPITPYLTTPILTPSYTLPVLHASPTSVSKRHKNDRAESTAHEDEEHWTSTEDEFYAHAIGNGLGEEHASGERFLSGSVDVVPEKAANTSPITPAFKVLPTRTPSNPESFIFQSPLAPSTPSKGSNNVHTPQLSSPTSQEETRTKAKSEGGLLAGSIIGRTAFSHSPKFLANHLESVLQFWMGERPPKGVEIHEAKRCAYCEFEDGCEWRLMKVEEHRQQIEERRKKV; encoded by the exons ATGACTCA CCCTGGGGTCACAGGCCCCTTGCCTCCGGCCCGAAGTAGCTTCATAAACAGCTATGACGAATTCGAAATTGAGGAAGACTTTGATGGCGAGGAACTGGGGAAGGCAATGGATGAGGCCGAGCGTCGATATAGAGCTCAATCTGAGAGCTCAATGAGACATGTGGATGGCAGGGCTGTGTTGAAGCCGTCAAGTCCCCCATTTATAGTAGGAGACattgaagacattgtcCCAGACCAAGTTGAAGGCAGCCCTCTACACTCTCAAAGTATAATAACGCCCTTAGTATTCGCCAACGACGCGGAGCAAATTCAGTCGCAAGAATTGAAGAAGGACGGAGAAGCGGAAATTTATCTTGCCCCATTCTTTCAGTTTAGGAAACGAGGCTTCTTTAATGTAACTGATCTGGCTGCGCCAGTGTGGTGTGAAAC TCGGTTACGGACTCTACCTTTCTTACCTCTGGCTGAGAGACCCGACGTAATCACCACGACATCTGGAAAGCAGATTGCTGTTGATAAAGGAATAAGGGAAGGTGGCGAGCGGATAATGAATCGCGGCCGA AAAGTACACAAGCGATTGGAAAGGGAAATACATCCTGATGAGGTCGTTATCAGTACTACTACTCGGGAAGATGTGTGGGGCCTGAG GTTTCTCAATATATTATCTGCTGTTGAGGCTCTCTTGACCATCGGCAAATGTCGGGAAATGCCAGTCGTGGGATTTGTCAACGAGATCATGGTCCTTGGAATCATT GACGAAATTGTCCGTTCTCCCATCGAGCCTCCCAAATTGAAAGCCTCAAAATCCATTAACCCATCCAAATCCCCCACTGATACCTCTCGCCAGACGTCCCTTGTCAACTTTTTCACCTCAACAAAACCTACTCAGGTCGCAGGCCAAATTCCTTCAGTAGACTCGCCATTAACCTCACTATCGCAACAATCTAAACCTCGTACCCACAAGCTGTACATTTCCGACTCCAAGACACGCTCCGTGTTATCGGTGCCAAGAGAGGAGGATACGAAAGCGGGGAAAGTACAAGTTATGATGTACAAGGAGATGCTGGACGCAATCTTGCTTGCACCATATCAATCTTCTACACCTTCTACTGACCAGCAACCGTTACATGACCCATTATCGATCTTACCATCACGGACCTCAGAGCCCTTTGCTTGGAAGAAGCTTTTCGACCATCTATCACTCTCTCCAACTGAACCATTCTCTGAGCAATTTTTTAAGGAGAGCCGGATCGTTATCAAAGGCAACAAGTTGAGGCATGGTGCGAACAAGGCATTATGCCTTCAAGACTTTGTCCACGTATGGGAAAAATATGTCGAGGACCTTGGCTTGGGTTATAGTAGAGAGAGCAAGCTCAGTGGTGTAcgagaaaaaggagaagaatgGGAAAATCTAGGGAGGACCGAAGATAAGCTTGAGTTGGTATACAGATGGGcaggagggaagaagagggggaATAGAAGGGAAGCTCGCAAGCGGCGGAAAAGAGGTTCCGATCGTGAATCGACAAATGAACAGGAAGATTCATTGAATGTAGAACCTCAAAGGGAGGAAACGTCACCGAACAGAACTCATGGACCACTGGAAACAGCAGAAGAACAGCGTCTTATCCAGCTGGCAATCGCCGAAAGTCTGAGCATCAACCCAGACGCTGCACCGATCACACCTTATCTCACCACCCCCATTCTCACACCCAGCTACACATTACCAGTGCTCCATGCTAGCCCAACATCAGTGTCCAAAAGGCATAAAAATGACAGAGCCGAAAGTACTGCTcatgaagatgaagagcaTTGGACTTCAACTGAGGATGAGTTTTACGCTCACGCTATTGGAAATGGACTGGGTGAAGAGCATGCTAGTGGTGAAAGATTTTTATCCGGAAGCGTTGATGTCGTTCCCGAGAAAGCTGCTAACACCAGCCCTATCACCCCAGCGTTCAAAGTCCTCCCCACACGAACACCTTCAAATCCAGAGTCCTTTATTTTTCAAAGCCCGCTTGCCCCTTCTACACCATCAAAAGGGTCCAACAATGTCCATACCCCACAGCTCTCCTCTCCTACCTCGCAAGAAGAAACAAGGACAAAAGCGAAGAGTGAAGGCGGTCTTTTGGCGGGATCTATTATTGGCCGTACTGCATTTTCCCACTCTCCAAAGTTCTTGGCGAACCACCTTGAGAGTGTCTTGCAATTCTGGATGGGGGAGCGGCCGCCAAAAGGTGTAGAGATACATGAAGCAAAGAGATGTGCGTATTGTGAATTTGAAGATGGCTGTGAATGGCG CTTGATGAAAGTTGAAGAACACCGCCAGCAGAttgaagaaagaaggaaaaaagTATGA
- a CDS encoding ADP,ATP carrier protein 2, mitochondrial precursor (ADP/ATP translocase 2), putative (Similar to TIGR gene model, INSD accession AAW46785.1~Duplicated and diverged from downstream gene CGB_M1290C): MSEVARKPKDAKAFLTDFLMGGVSAAVSKTAAAPIERIKLLVQNQDEMIKQGRLATPYKGVGDCFARTYKDEGLASLWRGNTANVIRYFPTQALNFAFKDYFKSMFGFKKSEGYWKWFAGNIASGGAAGASSLLFVYSLDYARTRLANDNKSAKKGGSRQFNGLVDVYKKTLASDGIAGLYRGFVPSVVGIIVYRGLYFGLYDSIKPVILVGPLEGNFLASFLLGWTVTTSAGLASYPLDTIRRRMMMTSGGTVHYKSMFDAGSQIIAKEGIKSLFKGAGANILRGVAGAGVLSLYDKAQELMFGKVYSGGSG, from the exons ATGTCTGAAGTTGCCCGAAAGCCCAAGGACGCCAAGGCGTTCCTCACTGACTTCCTCATGGGTGGTGTCTCTGCCGCTGTCTCTAAGACTGCTGCTGCCCCCATTGAGCGTATCAAGCTCTTGGTCCAGAACCAGGACGAGAT GATCAAGCAGGGTCGTCTTGCAACCCCTTACAAGGGTGTCGGCGACTGTTTCGCTAGGACCTATAAGGATGAGGGTCTTGCCTCTCTCTGGCGAGGTAACACCGCCAACGTCATCCGATACTTCCCTACCCAGGCTCTTAACTTCGCCTTCAAGGACTACTTCAAGTCCATGTTCGGCTTCAAGAAGTCTGAGGGTTACTGGAAGTGGTTCGCCGGTAACATCGCTTCC GGTGGTGCCGCTGGtgcttcttctcttctcttcgtCTACTCTCTCGACTACGCCCGTACCCGTCTCGCCAACGACAACAAGTCTGCCAAGAAGGGTGGCTCTCGTCAGTTCAACGGTTTGGTCGATGTCTACAAGAAGACCCTCGCTTCTGACGGTATCGCCGGTCTTTACCGAGGCTTCGTCCCCTCTGTCGTTGGTATCATCGTCTACCGAGGTCTCTACTTCGGTCTTT ACGACTCCATTAAGCCTGTTATTCTTGTCGGCCCTCTCGAGGGTAACTTCCTTGCTTCCTTCTTGCTCGGTTGGACTGTCACCACCTCCGCTGGTCTCGCTTCTTACCCTCTTGACACCATCCGTCGACGAATGATGATGACTTCCGGTGGTACCGTCCACTACAAATCCATGTTCGACGCCGGTTCTCAGATCATTGCCAAGGAGGGTATCAAGTCTCTCTTCAAGGGTGCCGGTGCCAACATTCTCCGTGGTGTTGCCGGTGCTGGTGTCTTGTCTCTCTACGACAAGGCCCAGGAGCTCATGTTCGGCAAGGTCTACTCT GGTGGCTCTGGATAA